Below is a genomic region from Lineus longissimus chromosome 4, tnLinLong1.2, whole genome shotgun sequence.
CCTCTGGTTACTATCGAAGTGATGCTGTCTCCTGCAATGTGATTAAAAATAACATCATGTTACGTATACTTGTTGTCAAGGAGAAGGCATACtctttcaaatgaaggtgaAACTACTATTCACTCAAGAGCCAGATTTACCAATCATGTCGATGACTAAATATGCGTGTATCAACCTGATGGGCGAATTCTGTCAGCACTTACAGCGAAAATTCTATAGTTACTGGTGTAAGAGAGTTCAAGAGAAATTCTGATCAGATCAGATGCCAACATGGCTTGTAAGATACATGTAAGAATAATACTAGTTAACCTTTTACTAGTATAAAGCAATAGCATTAGCAATGATCATATTATCAACAGTTCTCCCAAGACCCGTTGTGACTGAAGACCTCTCCATGAACATGCTAGACTCACCTTGCATTGGCTAAGCAATCTGCAGTCTCTTTATCCTGGAATTCTTTCACTTTCCATTGTACATATTTTCTAAAAACAAAGACACCTGAAGAAGCAATTTTGGAGAGTTAACAATGGTTAAAGTTTAGCCAGACAACAGGGACAGGGTAACATTTTGCCATGAACACTGTTTTCTTTATTAACCTCTTTTTAGATAAAAGATATGTCAATCATGTCGGTtgtaatcaacatgatcaatgacAAAGTTACTCACACTAAAGTATAAGCATAGCCGGCCGTAGACGTAGGGTCAGGGAATGTAGGGCAGGGTAGGCTACTCAAGAGAGATCTACAATAAATACATCAACCCACCTCCAACAACTGCCCCAGTAAAGAAGAACTTCCTTTTGTGCCTCTTCAAAAAGTTCCATATGCTGCCCAACATTCTGATGATAATTGCCAGACGTCAGATTCGTGTTTAGGGGTGGAAAATCGGAGTTTAGGAGGTCAAAGTTTCAAAAAAATGACTAAAGACCACCATGTTTTTTGGCGATTTGTTACATGTTCGATaaacacatcgagggatgtaggaGTTCTCCTAGTGGTCACAGGTGGCGCTACTTTACGGGCCATCTCGGCCAAACGCCAACTCGGCCGACCATCTCAGGTTTTTTACCCAGGCCTGGgttatacatttttgtttttttggtttaATTCCTTCTTATATGTGAATATCAGTTGCACTCGTTTAGTTGGTATACAATAATCTACCTTTCCTGTAAATTTTAAGATAATTCATTGGGCGATACAGGAGAAAATTGAAGGTTTTTCTGTTTGGTGATTTCAGAAGGGCCGGGCCGAGTTCGCCGGGAACGACAAAATATAGACTAGGCATGAGGAGCACTGGAGGTACCTGGAGTGGGCAGGCATAAAATCTTAGCATGCTTAGTGCTGATGTCATCTTAAACTGCCGACATATTTTATCGGCAATTAATAGGAGACATTAAGATACAAGTGAGTTGGTTGGCCGAGTTGGCCCGTATTCCTATATAGTTCCACTTTCACAGGACAGATGGCGTGGAGGTGAAGCCGACGCAGAACTTCACGTGTGTCGAGTTCGTATTTCGGTTTGAGGACGCACGCATTCACGGCGTAAAAATTTGGTGAACGTCTAAACTTTATTTCTGGTCAGTCTGCAGCATAAAGCATTGTGTAATTGGTAAGTTGGGATGAACCGGTTTGTTTATGACTACTTTGCTGTTTCATTCAGCTGTTTCATCTtcgagtaaccagactaaatgTTTCATTGATGCTGCAAGACGTAGAGATTCTGAGGACATGTGCACTAAACTTCTGTTCTgagcctgacatgcctgaggccAACTAACTTtcttagtaggcctatatagccCTTGCATGCAGTGCTAGCTCTGTCATATCTGTGGTACATGCGTAAAGTTGCTAAAGCACGTTTGTTCATATCTTACCGGTACTACAAACAATAATTGATAATCTAGGCTATACCGTAGGGCCTACCGCCGTCCGTTAAGTACGACACAGACAACAGAGTAATTGTCCCGGAAGTGACGACGGTAcgctttagacaatgggagactgctaaaatttTGAATATCATGCAACGACCTTGGCCCTTCCTTTCCTTGGGACGTGAATTGATTTACTGTCctcaattaaaaaaatattggcACGTTTTTCCTTTGTTATTTCAGGCACTTCAAGATTATTGTTGGATGTTGCCCAACAGCCTTGTGTGTCGCCTTAACCAGCGTTGTCTTTCTCAATGAGTGTTTCGCCAATAGAATAATCAAAATGAGGTGCCATAAGGACTCAAACTGATGAGAGGACATTGTCCCTCATTTCTGTGAAACTCATAGGACTGTGCCTATCTTCTCACTTGGTAACCGACTGGGCCACATACGGAAACGATGTGTACTATTAAAGCGAAACGATTCAATATTGTGTTGAAGACGTTGCCGCAGAAGGGTGCAGCATCTACGTACATCCTCTACATCAATATAACATGGTTCTTCCTGAGGCCACGCGAGATCTCAAAGGAGTTGATTCTACGAAAAATACGGAAGAGATGGTTCCTCTTTGCCTTGATTGCTATCTTCTCCCTGACAGGATTAATCATGAGTATTGTCCAAACTGAGGCCATATCAAGGAAACGTCTCTCCTTCTTGTTGCAAACATTACACGATCATCATTATGATTTTGAGGATGCAGCAGGCAGGCACCCAAGCTTGCGTTTTCGGAGTAAGAACCGATTCAGTTTTGGTGATATCAAACGACCAACGGTTGTTTGGAATCCTGGATCTTTTGTCGATGACAATTCAGAAACAAACAAAGCACTTCAATGCAAAAAAGGAAAGCTGCTGCTCATCTTAGTCACCAGTGCACCTCAAAATTATCAGAAACGGCGGGCAATTCGTGAAACATGGGCAGTGAAACGTGGCGAATATGCAGACTCGTGGCAGCATTTATTTCTCATAGGACGCACAGATAATGCAACTCTGGATAAAGAGATTGTTTTTGAGAGTCAAAAGTATGGTGATATTTTATTAGGGAATTATACAGATACTTATCGAAACTTGACTGTGAAGGTGCTAAGTGGTTTCATGTGGGCAGAGCATAATTGTAAACCATCATTTATCCTCAAAACGGATGATGACTGTTATGTGAACACGTTATTACTGCCAAAATTTCTTCAGCTCTACCACAAGAGTGACAGGTCACTCTATGTTGGTAATGTCTTCCTTGATGCTTTTCAGAGACGCGTCGTCCGTCGGGATGATAGTCCGTGGTCAGTTTCTGAGGAGCAATACGCACCTGATGTGTACCCAATGTATGCGAGTGGTCTGGGTTATCTGATATCTCAAGACGTGGTGCGCGAAATCATATCAATGAGCAGCTACATTCAGCCATTTTCAGTGGAGGACGCTTACATCGGAGTAGTCGTTGACAAGATTGGTGTTGTTCCAAAGAAAAGCTATAGATTCACGCTGCACTCAGTCCATTGGACAATATGCAATTTTCTCTACCTATTTGTTGTCCATCATGTGGAGGGACAGGAACAACACAAGATGCATGACACGGCAGTACGTGCAACCAATGATTGCAATGCACAGGAGTTTGTGACCGAGTGGGAGTGACACTGAAATGGTTGgacattgtttttttcatttcattataatATTTTGGATAAAAGTCACATGTACAGTGAAATTGCACTACTTGTCAAGAATGTTTTTTAACATTGATAATGATTTATGACTCCATGTTACAGGTACAAGATGTAGGCAGTCCCCCCTCCCCTAACAGAGGACAGATGACATCAGTGGTCTCCCGACACACGTTGCCATACTCTTTGGTATACCTCTGTAAAATGCCTCCTACAtgcatgacaattgacatgtcTTATCCCCATATAGTTGGTTTAGGCCACACCAAATGCCCTCTTCAGTCTTTTATTTTACATTTCTCGCATAGTGCAAAGAGATTCatctttctatttttgagtgctTCTAAATTGATCGGCAATTCTTCCCATGAAATCTTTTGTAGCAGACGACACCTGACATCATTGATCTGTTCTCTCAGTGCACCCGCACTCATATCATCGCCTGATATGCCAGTTCCACGTTGATGAATTTAATGAATGATGATATCTCTATCAGTGTGATAGTATCAGTGAGCTTATTCTTGTTGGTCGTGGCATGGGGGACCCTCTGTGGAATGTCTGTGCTGTTTGAGGGTATTTTGATTGGCCCAATAATTGTAGTGCTGAAAGTCTCCTCCATGTAAATGCCTAAAATGTTTTATCTTTTGCTAGCAAGGGCTCGGAACTGCCCTCTGGCCTCTACTCTAACAGTAAGATAAGTGACATCCATTGGGTTTCATaacatcatgtacattgtagttacGGTGGAACAGCTTAGTTTCTGGCAAGTACAACAAAAGACCTCTCAGTATCATCAATCATAATGGGACAAAACTTGTCATATCATGCAGAGATACATGGTATGAAATAGATTCTTTTTGTGAGCAAACCAGCTGTGAGTGACTGTTGTTCTGACATCACTGATGAATTGTTTACTCCTTGTATTGACCCAGTTTGTATCCAAAACATGATGTCCTCATCAGTCAAACATTGTCCACTGAATCAAGGTTGGGTTATGGCCTTGGGCAAGTCAGTTTTAGTGAGCAGAAAATGGCTTATTTTGGGTGGTGCTGTTGAAGAGGTTGATAATAATTTGTACAATGTGTTAGGACATGATGAAGAAGGTAGACCTTTAAGCTGAGGCCAGAGTGGCCAATGTTGGCTGTTTACCCTTGAATTCTTATAGCTCTTTATCATTGGACATTGGGCGCTGATTGATAAATTCTACATTGCAGATTCTTCAGTAAACATTGTCACATGAGAAAATAATGGTTCATCTGGAGTGCATTGTTGGATTGTGCGGCACCTTTAGATGGCTGCTTTTACATCTGTTATGTGTTTCACTCTCAGGTCAGTTGAGGGCAGGTGTACTGAGCAGAGGATTGAGTCTAGTACCTGACAAACCCCTGGGAGTGCTTACATTATTCATATGTTTATGTGAAAGCTGAATATTGAATTGAATAGAATTTTAGGGGGATTTATTTGCGTTTGTGAATAGACACTTGCAACAGCTGAAAATCAGCTGAAAATCTTCCGAGTTTTGCGAATATTACTATTAGTGGCGCAAACATTACTGATCTAAACAGTCATTGAAAACGGTATAAAATCTGATTGACTGATTTTTTGTATAGAGTCAGTACAAAATATTATAAAGTCATTAGAGTTCATCATAGAAATGTGTCAGCCATGAGAAGTGTACCAGGGCTGTGCACCATGATAATTccttcatttattcattttttatgTGTTTATGATTTACAAATTAGACCTGCTTCCAAGGTATCATTCGATTTGTCCTTTTGGGATAATGGCATTGACCCAAATATTTTAAAGAGGGGTCAAGTACATTGTAATATTCTGGCTAAATATTAAAAACTCATTTGAATATCCATTATCGAGCATCACCTGATTTAGATTTGACCATAAATTTGCATTTTTATATAATGCCAACATGTTTGTCTGATCTGTAAACTAAATTATGAAACATCACTTAATTTCTTTTTACTGGGCTGCATCATCCTTTGTCACACAcccctgtatacatgtatataccctCTCGGCAGAAACTTTGTAAGTCACAAGTTAGGGGTCAACACAGGCCTCATACATTTGTGTCAATTTAAAGAAGTGAGGAAGTCTAGACACTTCAGAAAGTTCCttcaaaatgagagtaattACCCAGACTTGATGTCCCAATGAGATTAGAGTTATTACACTAGAACAAACAACGTGACTTTATCTCTTTTTTCGTGAATGGCGTGATCGAAAATTATCAGAAATTATTAAATTAGGGTCAATGATTTGTGGTTGGGTACTTGTCAGCACAGGAGTGTGCTGTGAGAGCACTCACAAGTGCACTTATGTCTAAATAAACAATCTCATGTATTGTATGAATGAAGGGTTCTCCTCCTATAATTTTCCCCAAAACTCGGTTGGGGATGACATTTTGTTGGTGGTGTGTTGTTCCAACGAGAATGTCATCAGATTTTATAGTTTTTAGCTCAATATAGTGTGTCCGCCCAATTAAAAGGGTGTCTGCTGATGGCAAAGTCGTATCAAGTTCTGTGTTGCTCAAAATGTCCAATAAGCATAAAACCTCTTATTTGCTTGGTTTTATGCCTGTGTAATTCAGTGAACAAGTGTCCTATTTGATTGGGTTTTGCTAATACAACAAATAAGAATGCAGTGAATAAGAAAAACCTCCATTTCTGTTGTGGGGCTCCTTTACAGAACTTTTGCTGTTAAATTTtgtatgaagtacatgtacacaaggaTAGTTTGGTAGACAATCACTAATATATAGTATAATAACAGGGTTTGAAAAATACATGCTAAAATACCGGTACTAACAAGACAAAGGCATATTCATAAAACCAGTTTGAACAGTCTTCTCCTATGTATTGTGGGGTTTTATTTgtgcaaaattgaaaaatacagCTGATGCAGTTGGGAGCCATGATATATAGCTATGTTTTGTATGTCTGATGGCAGCCACTGTTATAATATGTTCCAAGACCTTACAATGTACCTTGTCTGGGTTTTCGACTTGGCAGCTATATACGATATGCAGGGATGAATAACGAGTAGCATTTTagaaatcatattcatcattccAGATTGCCTACCTACGTtttactgtaaactgccaacattttgcaagtgtttttttttatatCTGCAGATTTTGCCAATATTCGTGATTCACGATAATAAAAACTGCCAAATCCgacaaaacatggttttctttttGAGGAAATTTTCTTGATCGCAAAAAGTATGACGCTCAGAAAATAGGTGGTTTACAGTATGGGTGGGCAACAGCTGATGTTTCtattattctattctattctatttctaAGTGTTTTAAGTCTTATTGCATGTACATCAACGATTTTGTTTTGATGTCTAATCTTTCTTAAACAGCTGATTAAAATATAAGGTATTTTTTCTGAATTATTTTTGAGTGAGGGCTAATCGAAGATAGAAAATAGATGACGTAATGCTTTTCAAACTAATTTTGTTGTGATTTTCTTCAACATCAGTTGGCTTGTATCTaagatatttttcttttgctCAAAGCAAAATgaaacagggttgaaattgtgaatttctgATTGTAATGTTGTAAATATTTGCTTTGGAATAGGTATATTTTTGTGAGTTGGTAAATAAATATCTGCATTTGAATATACAAGGATATCATcgcttttttctcttcattgcATGCAGATTGGTGGATCATTGTTTTGTTCAATATATCTGCATACCTCCCTGGCCTGCAATAAGAAGTAATGTTCCTCAAATCACGTCTTTCAAGGAGCAAGTGAAGTCAAGGAGTATAAGGGGCCACTAAATATCTGTGTCTCTGTAAACATCATCAAAAGTGTTGTTACTGTTATGTATTATCAGGAGGAAGCTGAGTTAAGGAAGTGTATGAATCTTAATATCAGAGTCTCCGTTAATATTGGGACAGTCCCAGTGCATCCACTAGTCCCATCTTAAAGGGAACAACAGTTGGTTGAGATGCATCTATTCCCTGTTGACTAGTAATTATGAGAACAGTGACCACCTTTTAACCCATGGCATATCATCTCTGAACActgacagtcacaaccgaccACTCTGTCCTCCATGGATGAGGTGAATTGATGGTCCCTGAAGAGGAGTGTCTCTGTCATGTCTGCCACAGCTGGGATCGACACTTCTGGGACTAAGGGGCATATTGGACAGGCAATGTTGCCTTTAGTAAGACATATGTCCAAGTTCCAGAGGTCAAATACTAGGCCGAATTCATCGAAGTTTGTTTTTTCGATAAGTGCATTTTTGCCAAGTTCTTTTATATTGGAGCTGACTATAGTAGTAGTCCAGTAGTTTCTTGCACATGCCTGCCCAAAAGGACggtgacatttacttctgaaaaagccCCTAGTTGAGTACATTGGTGCCAAGTACTGCTCATTTATGCCTTATACCAACTGTAAAATGATATCAAGCCCAAACATGGTGACAATGAACTGGGGAGACCTGTTACTTTTCAAAACAGTTGACCCAATTCAGAGCTATAGACTCATAAAATAGTTCAGGAAGTAactgtgttttctttgaattaGTTGTCTGAAAGTTCAGACATGTCCTGATTGGGGGTTCCTGAGTGAAGAGAGCACAATAGACTAATACTTCTAAAGGTTCATCACAACCATGAATCAAGTAATCAaggtatcctgattacagaggtaaaactgattggaattgaattgaatgcTGACAGCATTTTGATTTTAGTTTAGACCATGACTGCCTAAATGGCAGTGATAATAAAACCTATCCCATTTGGGGCAGCTAGTTTGCTTTTTGGCACTGTCACAATCTTGGCAAGCGGGCAtgttataaaatgaaatggccagggccattgtgctcacctcatgtggaggaaagatggataaagagcatggtattgtgtcatgtagtgttaggtttgatgtaggtccaagcaattacaatttccccaaaatggccaatttacagtacattcgacctctgtgaccttgaaaagtaggtcaaatcaaagaagacccgggtgacacattgaatggttgttagaattagatgtacctatgatataaaattggtgccaatcgggcaagtcattactaggaataatggcattttgaagaatttaggatttggccccctccctggaggccaaacggcaaatcagatcgcaccaaacttcggtacctgagatcacctgaccgaggggtacatgtgtacttaatttgtgatcaatagtcattgcagttaagaaacgtgccatagttacggcctgacggcgaatttacgccatttgacctctgtgaccttgacaagaaggtcaaattaaaaacctgtgtgacatatactgtatggtggttagatgtacccatgatatcaaattggtggcaatcgggcaagaagttaaggaataatcacatttttaaggtttttggattatgccccctggtggtcaagtggtgaaccatattggaccaaacttcggtccctgcgatcacctgactaaggggtaaatgtgtaccaaatttggtatcaatagtcattgcagtttagaaacgtgccatcgatacatcctaacggccaatttacaccatttgacctctgtgaccttgaaaaggaggtcaaatcaaaaacccggaggatatatgatgcacctttgctagaagtacctaccatatttttttcaaaatttcccgactactattaagggagatattgcatattttcacttttaacgtttggccccctggtggccaaaccatgaaacgaatcggaccgaaacttggtctccaaggtgtcattacataagggtacatgtgtaccaagtttcaactcaatagctctaacagttacgaaacgtgccctgctaacggacgacggacgacgacgacgacgacgacgacgacgacgacgacgacgacgacgacgacgacgacgacgacgacgacggacgacggacgccacggtatgggataagctcacctctgctaagaggtgagctaaacagTGGTACCCGGTAATCATTGATAATGTTTGGATTTCTTCCGGTGACTGGCCGGCATCCAACTAGATCACGAGTTTCATTCACAACAGATTAACCCACTTTAACCTTAATCTTGCGGGGATGCTTGTACAAGCTAAGCCTATGGAGGTGACATTCAAAAACGCATTGAAAGACTCGAGTCGAGATAATCTCCGAGGTCGCATAAACCCTTAGCAAATATTTGATGGCACCAAGAATTTCCATTTTGCATTAAAGGAGGAGAAAAGGGTGATAATACTGGCCCAGCATCCTGCAACTCCTCCTTTAAGTGTGTCAGGCTTGAATCATGTCCCTTTAGCGGGTCATGGCAGGCACATGAAGACATCCCTGGACTCgtttaactgaattttttttggatcaatttttttttcatgacaAACTGCTCTATGAGTTCAGTCAGATGTAA
It encodes:
- the LOC135487188 gene encoding beta-1,3-galactosyltransferase 5-like, which translates into the protein MCTIKAKRFNIVLKTLPQKGAASTYILYINITWFFLRPREISKELILRKIRKRWFLFALIAIFSLTGLIMSIVQTEAISRKRLSFLLQTLHDHHYDFEDAAGRHPSLRFRSKNRFSFGDIKRPTVVWNPGSFVDDNSETNKALQCKKGKLLLILVTSAPQNYQKRRAIRETWAVKRGEYADSWQHLFLIGRTDNATLDKEIVFESQKYGDILLGNYTDTYRNLTVKVLSGFMWAEHNCKPSFILKTDDDCYVNTLLLPKFLQLYHKSDRSLYVGNVFLDAFQRRVVRRDDSPWSVSEEQYAPDVYPMYASGLGYLISQDVVREIISMSSYIQPFSVEDAYIGVVVDKIGVVPKKSYRFTLHSVHWTICNFLYLFVVHHVEGQEQHKMHDTAVRATNDCNAQEFVTEWE